From the genome of Candidatus Woesearchaeota archaeon:
TTTTGGCTTTAAACAGAATGACGGGCTTCAAATTGATATTATAAGAAGTTGCCAGTTCCTGACGATACAAATTCAAAATTAAAGCCTGAATGATTCTGTCTTGCTCGCCATATAAGGAACGGATAAGATTGATTTCTTTGGAATACTTGTCTTTACGAAACTCGGCAAGGTCGTACTTAAAGATTACCTTGTCTTGATAGTGCTTTACCAATTCTGCTGTGTCGGTGTCAATGGTTGCCGTAAACTCCAGCAAAATATTTTCAAAATTGGATTCGTGAATTTTCTTTACGGTGTCTTCCCAACTGCCAAACAATTTGCCTGTTTTTGTTCCTGCTACCAAGTGATGTGCTTCATCGGCAATCAAAACTAATTTCTTGTCCTTAAAATCTTCGTAAGTTACGCTGTTTTCTTTGGTGTTGTTCAGGTCAATATGCAACTGTTGGATAGTGGTAAATTTGATATTGATATTTTGATGGTCGGCTTCTTCAAAGTTTTCCACTTCTTTGATATGAATTTCTTTTCCCTCAATGACGATTTTTTCTTTGAACAAATATTTTGAAGCCTGCGGATTGAGGAAATTGTCTTTGGTTTTCCGAATGATATTGTTGCTGTTTACAAAAAACAAAAAGTTGCGATAGCCTTTGTGGTAAAGGTGCAGCATCAAACCCGCCATTATCAAAGTCTTGCCGCTTCCTGTTGCCATATTGTAAAGCAGGTGGTAAGGTTTTCTTGGTTTTTCTTCAAAATCTTCTTGGTCTAAATAAATGTATCGCTTAAATGCTTCAATTTGATAAGGTCTTTGTTTGAATTTTAAATTGTCGCTAATCCAATTAGGTATTTCAACCTGTGCTAAGGCTCGTTTAGCAAAAGGATTATTGAATATTTCATATAAAAATGCCATTATTCTTTCTTTTTGTTTTTGGGTTTCAATGCTTTAAGTTTCTTGTTGGCTTGTTCAATGCTGGCAATAAACTGTTTTTCTACTTCCGAAAGTTCATTATCTGATTTCTTCTTATAAACCTCATATTCGGCTAATGCTTTGCGTTGAGCTAATTCAGCCGAAATTTTTCCTGCATGGGTTAACACCTCTTGTCGGCTCATTTTGATGAAACCGTCTAAAATTTCAATCCAATCTTTCATATACATGGGTTTGCGCTGCATAGCATTGACTTCGGCAATATCCAAATAAGCCGAAACTAATCGGTTTAATACAGATAATTCTTCTTCTGTAAGATAATTTTTGGCAATGTTTATTTCTTGTTTGGTCGGCTTCTTCCCTTTAAAGGTGGTTAATCCCATAAAGGGCAGTTGAGCATTGGCTCTTTGGTAAATAATTTCGGCTGCCGTATGCCCGTGTGCCGCCCAGTGCAATTTGTTTTGAACGGTTTGAAAAAATTGTTGTGTTATTTCTGCTCGCGGGTCATAGTCAATGCTGGTAGCATAAATTTCTAACACTTTGCGGTAAAAAATTTTTTCCGATGAACGAATATCCCGTATCCGTTCGAGTAACTCTTCAAAGTAGCCACCGCCTTGCTTGAGTAAGTCATCGTTCATTGTGAAACCTTTAATCAGGAACTCTCGCAAACGTTCGGTTGCCCATATCCGAAACTGCGTACCACGAAGCGATTTTACCCGATAACCTACGGAAATAATGACATCTAAATTATAGTGTTTTACTTTGTAGTTTTTACCATCTGCAGCAGTTGTCAAGTATTCCTTGACAACTGAATTTTCATATAGTTCCCCTTCTTCAAAGATATTTTTGATATGAAGACTAATGTTTTGTTTGGTGGTTTGAAACAATTCCACCATATCGGCTTGAGTGAGCCAAACGGTGTTATCCTCCAAGCGGACTTGAATTTTTATCTGCCCGTCATCGGATTGGTATAGTAATATTTCACTACTCATGGTTTGGTTTATGCTTCGGATTAAAATAATTTAAGGTATTCGTCAAACACAAATATTCTGTTGCGGTTATATCCCGTAACCTCTTTTAAGATGCCTGCTTTTACAAAATCCATCACCAGGTCGTTAGCGGTTTTAAAGGTAGTTTTTGTCAATTCTTTTACCTGGTTTGTGTTTACAACAGGTTTTTTAAATAAGTAGTAAAGTAAACTGGCTGCTTTATCGGTTCTTCGTCCAAATTGTTGATGTATTCTATAATCCAGATTTGCTTTCAATTCAATTACTTTGGAAAGGGTTTGGGTAGCATTTTCGGCTGTTTCGGCTACTCCTGTCAGAAAGTATTTGAGCCATTGCTTCATATCGTTCTTGGTACGGACAATGGTTAAGTTGTCGTAGTACAGTCCTTTGTTTTTTTCAAAAAATGCCGATAAATACAGTAGGGGCTTTGTTAATATTTTCTGATCCACTAAAAATAACGTAATCAATAAACGACCTATTCGTCCGTTACCATCCAAAAAAGGATGAATGGTTTCGAATTGATAATGAGCAATTCCAATTTTTATCAGGGCAGGTATATGAATATGGGTATTATGCAAAAAATTTTCTAAATCGCCCATCAACTCATTTAAATGGGTATGATGCGGTGGTATAAATACAGCATCGAGTAAACTTGCTCCGCCAATCCAGTTTTGTGAGGTTCTAAACTCTCCGGGTTGCTTGTGTTCACCTCTTACGCTATCTAAAAGTATGCGATGGGTTTGTTTAATTAAACGGGATGAGACAGGCAATTTTTCTAATTCAGCTATAGCATAGTTCAATGCCTTGATATAGTTGTTTACTTCTTTCCAGTCGTCTCTCCGTTCGGGTGATACTTCGTATTCTTCCAATAAGGCCTCATCAATTTTTGTTTGTGTGCCTTCTATACGGCTTGAAACAACGGCTTCTTTGGCTACATGCAATTGTATAAATAAATCAATGTTGGGCACTAATTTGGAATACGAATTTAATTCACCCAACTTTATAGCAGCTCTTTCTAACAATGTAGTCAACGTTTGATCGTTCCAGTTCCATTCATCGTTAATTTTGCTAGGTAAAAAGTACGAGTATCCCGTTGGGTGTTTGATGAATTGACCGGCTATGTAATTCTCAATGCTAATCATTTTGTCGGTTTTGTATTACAAACTAAAATATAAAAATTTATATTATAGTTTCGATGATAAAAACTAAAATATAAAATCCATGTTTTAGTTTTTGCACTATTTTCATAAACGATAAAAATCTTTGGTTATTTTCTTTTCTTCTTCTGTGCATGCAAAATCGGTATCATTAAGCGATGAGAGATTTACATACAATTGGTTTTTGTCTAATATCTCACAGAGCAATTCCTTTTGTTTGGCAAGGTCTAATTGCTTAAACTCTTCAATGCTTTCCTGAAATTTCTGCAAATCTACGCTGTATTTAAAGAAACTTTTAGCTTTCATCTGTTCCCAAATTGCCAAAAGAGCGT
Proteins encoded in this window:
- a CDS encoding virulence RhuM family protein, with translation MSSEILLYQSDDGQIKIQVRLEDNTVWLTQADMVELFQTTKQNISLHIKNIFEEGELYENSVVKEYLTTAADGKNYKVKHYNLDVIISVGYRVKSLRGTQFRIWATERLREFLIKGFTMNDDLLKQGGGYFEELLERIRDIRSSEKIFYRKVLEIYATSIDYDPRAEITQQFFQTVQNKLHWAAHGHTAAEIIYQRANAQLPFMGLTTFKGKKPTKQEINIAKNYLTEEELSVLNRLVSAYLDIAEVNAMQRKPMYMKDWIEILDGFIKMSRQEVLTHAGKISAELAQRKALAEYEVYKKKSDNELSEVEKQFIASIEQANKKLKALKPKNKKKE
- a CDS encoding Fic family protein — protein: MSIENYIAGQFIKHPTGYSYFLPSKINDEWNWNDQTLTTLLERAAIKLGELNSYSKLVPNIDLFIQLHVAKEAVVSSRIEGTQTKIDEALLEEYEVSPERRDDWKEVNNYIKALNYAIAELEKLPVSSRLIKQTHRILLDSVRGEHKQPGEFRTSQNWIGGASLLDAVFIPPHHTHLNELMGDLENFLHNTHIHIPALIKIGIAHYQFETIHPFLDGNGRIGRLLITLFLVDQKILTKPLLYLSAFFEKNKGLYYDNLTIVRTKNDMKQWLKYFLTGVAETAENATQTLSKVIELKANLDYRIHQQFGRRTDKAASLLYYLFKKPVVNTNQVKELTKTTFKTANDLVMDFVKAGILKEVTGYNRNRIFVFDEYLKLF